Sequence from the Schaalia sp. 19OD2882 genome:
CTCCAACGCATGATCGACGCCGTCGAATTGATCGGCGACGACGAACAGTACGCGGTCCTCATGACCCTCATGCTGCACTCCCAGGGGATCAACGCCCGCGTGGTCATGGGCGCCTACCCGGGGCAGGGGCACTCCGGCGATGTCGAACTCAAGGGCCTGGACATGCATGCCTGGGTCGAGGTCGAATTCGCCGGCGTCGGCTGGGCCGTGTTCGACCCGACCCCGCCTCGGGACCAGACCCCCCAGACGCAGACGCCCAAACCCCGGTCGATTCCACGCCCGCAGGTCCTCCAGCCGCCCGAGCCACCGGAGGAACCCGCCGAACTTCCCCCGGCCACTTCGCAGAAGGGGACCGATCCTTCGCAGGACGAGGACGACCAGATTCCGTGGCTGCTCATAGGGGGAGTCGGAGGCATCTCGCTGCTGCTCCTGCTGCCCGTCCTCGCGATCCTCGCGGCCAAGGCGCGTCTGCGCAGTCGACGACGCAATGGGACCCCGGCCTCGTCCATTGCCGGATCCTGGGCCGAAGTCGTCGACATGGCCGCCGATGCGGGGGTCAAGGTCGCCCCGGACCTCACGCGACAGGAGGCGGCGTGGCTGCTCACCGACGTCCTGTGGCGCAACCAGGGCAGGCCCGGCACGAAGGTCTCCCGGAACACGGCCCGGGGCGCATCCGAGGACAGACGAGGACAGCACCTGCTTCCAGCCGGTATGGTCATCCCGCGGACAGTTGTCGTCGCGATGGCTGCGGACCGAGCAGACTTCGCCGAGGACGACCCGTCCGCAGAGGGGGCGTTGAATGCCTGGTTCGAGGTCGACCAACTTCGTGGCGAGCTCCGACGCGACACCTCGTGGTGGGCGTCGCTGCGTCGCGCCTTGTCCCTCAAGGCGCTGCGCAGACGAAGACGAGCCCGCCGCGAAGCTCGCAAGGACCGGGCGCGACGCGCCGGGGCTCGCGAGCTGGACGACGCATTCAGCGCCGAGACGCCACAGGTGGAGCAACGAGGTCGTAAGGGACGCAGGAAGGGAGCACGGCGATGACACCACCACTGCCGGGTTCCGGCCCGACGATCTCCGGATACACGTGGGTGCGCGCCCTGGGGGCGGGCGGCTTCGCCGACGTGCACCTGTACCGCCAGCAGGTTCCCTCCCGTGACGTCGCCGTCAAGGTGGTCCGCCAAGTGCAGGACGAGAGGGGTGCTCGCGAGCTTCGTCGCGAGGCCAATGCCATGGCTTCGGTCGCGGGCCACCCTGCCGTGGTCGAGCTCTACGCGGTGGGCACCACCACGGACGGCAGACCCTACCTGGTCATGGAGTACTGCCCCGTGGCGGACGTGGCCGAGCAGGTGCGCACCAGGCCCATGGGTCTGGACAAGGCGCTGGACACGATGATTCGCCTGTGCGGTGGCGTCGAGATGCTGCACCGCTGCGGCCTGGTCCACCGTGACATCAAGCCGGCGAACATCATGATGGACAACTACGGCAAGCCGGTGCTGTGCGACTTCGGGGTGGCCTCACCCATGGGCGCACTGGAACCGGGGGCTCTGGACGGGTTCTCCGTCCTGTGGGCCCCGCCCGAACAGCAGGACCCGCGCACCCACGCCCATCCCACACAGGACGTGTGGGCGTTGGCGGCGACCACGTGGACATTGCTGTCGGGACGCAGCCCCTTCGAGGATCCGATCGGTGAGAACACGGTGGCCTCCATCGCCACCCGGGTGCGTTCGGGTCGGATGCGGGCCTTGGGCAGGGCGGACGCCCCTGCGGAGCTGGAGGCCGCGCTGCGGGCCGCGATGGCGTTGGATCCGGTCGAGCGCACGGCGAGTGCCGCTGAACTGGGGCGGGCACTGCAGCACGTCCAGGAGATCATGGGCCGCCCCGTGACGGTCATGGAGTTGCGTGACGAGGCCCCCCAATTCGGCACCGGCCCCGGCCACGTGCCCGAGGGAGGTCCGGACGGCACCCGGCTGAGGGGCATGCCCTCGGTCGACGCCGACAGGACGCGACTGCATTCGATCCCTTCCATCGACTTCGACTCGGAGTCGCCGGTGCCGGTCATGGACGTGTGGCGCACCTCGGCCACCTCGGAGCGGCGCGTGACCTCCATCGACGAATTGCCCGAATGGGAGGAACGTGCCCGCCGCTCCGGCGCCCGCAATGGGACGCACCCGTTGGTCGTCGTCGCCCTGGTGGGCGTGGGCGCCTTGGTGTCGGCCGCACTGGTCGTCAGCCTGCTCACCGACGGGGGGCAGATCTCACTGGCAGGAGGCGGTTCGGCGACCCCGGCAGGGGTGCCCGAGGCTGCGGCCTCGGGCGGGCAGCCGCCGGTGGAGACGCCGGCACCCGCGCCTGTGAGTGGCCTGCAGGGCCAGGTCAAGGGCTCGGAGGTCGTGTGGACCTGGCGTGAAGGCTCGACCGTCGAGGACGAGCAGTCCGCGGATCAGGACGCCCAGTCGGGTCCGGGCGCCACCGCGTCGCCCGAACCCGGGGTCGTGACTGCCGGAAAGGCGAAGAGTTACATCTACACGGCGACGCGTCCGGGCAGCGACGAGGTGACGAAGGGTGCGAAGAACACGACGGCGACCGTCCAGGCCTCTGCGGGGCAGAATTGCCTGGAGGTCGTGGCCGTCGGGGATGACGGGCGCCAGTCGACGCCGGTGCGGGCTTGCGTGCAGGTTCCCTGACAGGGCGCGTCCTGGTCACCGAGGAGCGTCGGAGACCAGTGTGAATTGACGTTCCCCGGCGATGACCACCGTGCCGATGGGCACTTCGATGCGCTTGCCGCGAGGCAGTGCGACCGTGCGGCCACTGGGGGAGCGCAGGCGGGTGCCGTTGGCGGAGAAGGAATCCTCCACCCATGCGCCCTTCTTGGTCGGGCCGATGGCGAAGTGCGTGCGTGAGAGGGTCCGTGTCGTGTCGGGGACGACGACCTGCTTGGCGGAGGGGTCCGAGGAACTGGGGGAGCGGCCGATGAGCAGCATTGTGTCGACCCTTTCCCGCTGACCCGAATCGGCCACCACCCACAGTCCGGGTGTCGTCGGCGGCTCCGCACCCCACGAGACCGGCGCGTCGGGATCGCGTGTCACCGGAAGACCGGCGGTCTGGCGGAGCACGCCGGAAGTGGGGGCGTCGTCACGAAGGGCGTCCTGGTGGGCGGAGGCAGCAACCCTGGGAGTCGACCAGGAGGAGCCGCGCTGGGGCCACTGGTCGGCCGGGAGCATCCGGAACGTGGACGGCAGTGACGTCACCGACCCCGAGATCGACCTGGACGAGGTCGGGAGCAGGTGCGTGGGGGTGCCGTCACGAGTGGGAGGTGCGGGGGCAACGCCCGGCGTGGACTGGGGGAAGGCCTGCGGGGCCGGTCGTGTCCGTGCACGGGCGGCCCGTGACCGGCGAGTGGGTATCGGCGCGGTCGCCACCGCAGGCGCCCGTTCGGGGGCGGCCTCCGTGGGCAGGTCGCGGGTCGCCGTACGCGCAGGTGCCATCCGCACCGAGGTGATCGTTCCGTGAGTGGGGGCAGCCACGGCGGCAAGGACGGGGGCCGCGGCAACGCCGAGCGGAGCGGGGGCGGGTGTGGGGGCTGCACCGCCAACGGCGACGAGGGCGGGGGACTGGAGCGTCTCCACGGGGGCGGGCTCGACCTGGGGCGCGTTCCGGGTGCTGATTCCGGCGGGTGTGGGGCTGTGCGGAGCCGTGCGCAGGGCGGCGTTGGCAGCGACCTCGGTGGGGCGCGGAGGTACGTGGTTGTCTTCGCGACTGGCCGGGGGAGGGGGGACCGGAGTCCGGGGCGTGGTCGAGACAGGTGGCTTCCGGTCGGCAGGGCGCCGCAGCAGGGTGAGTTTGGGCACCGTCTGCGCAGGGTCGACGGCGATGACGCCGGTGCCGACCAGCCTGTCGATCCAGTCGCGACCCCCTTGGCTGAACGCTGCCGCAACTGCCGGGCCGACCACCGTCACGTGCAGAAGGACCAGGACCGCGGTGCGCGCGAATTGCCGGGGCAGTCCCGGAGCCGACAGTGAGTCCTTTTCCACAGCCCTGGTCGAGGTGAGCACTGTTCCCGGCGTGTGTCCGTCCAGGGCGCGGGTCACGGTCAACACCAGCGTGACGAGGGCACCAAGTGCCATGGGAACCCACATGGGAGCGGAACCGTGGAGCAACAGTGCGGGCATCGTCACGCAGGAGAGATCGACGAGATAGGCACAAAGGCGCGCCCAATTCGACGCAGGTGGGGGCGAAACGCGCGGTGTCCTCGACGGGGAAGCGGTGAGGGCCTTCGACATGGGGCCTCCTCTTCGTCCTCGTGCTCACGAGTGTTCTCGCGGCGCCGTGGCGCACCGTCGTCGGCCGCCTCATTTGCACTGCTTCGAGAATAGTCGTTCCTCACAATGTGTCGCGCTGGATGGTCGCTTCGCCGACTGGCGTGCGCGTGGGTGTGGTCGCGTGGCACACTTCGGTGGAGATGACAAAGGGTTGAACCCTTCGACGAGGAGGACGTGTGGAGGCAAGTAGGACCGTCCCGGTGGCCCAGACCCGGTGGGGTGCGGCCTCCGACATCGGTCCTGTGCGCGCACTGAACGAGGATTCGTGGATCGCGGCTCCCCCGTTCTTCGCCGTCGCCGACGGCATGGGTGGGCACGCAGGCGGGGACCGCGCCTCCCGGACCTCCCTGCAGACCATGCGTGACATGCTCTGCGAAAGCACCCTCGGTGGCCGCCTTCCCGGCCTGCCCGACGTGGATGCCGCCGTGACGGAGTCCGCCGTGGCCGTGGCCGCCCTTGCCTCACACACCGACCCCGCACTGGCCCCGGGGACGACTCTGACGGGAGTCCTGTGCGTGTGGGGCCAGGACGGCCCGGACTGGCTGGTGTTCAACATCGGGGACTCGCGCACCTACCTGGTGGGACACGGGGTGGCGCGCCTCCTGACCAAGGACCACTCCGCGGCCCAGGAGGCCCGCGACTACGCGGCTGCCACCGGGGTGCCCGTGGTCCTGCCCCCCTCCAACGTCGTCACCCGCGCTCTGGGTGCGTCGATGCCGGGCCTGCCCAAGGCCGACTACACCGTCACCCCCATGTACGAGGGCGACCACGTGGTCATCTGCTCCGACGGGGTCCACGGGGTCCTGTCGGACGAGGAGATCGCCCAGGTGGTGACCTCCGGCCCCGACCCCCAGACGACTGCCACGGCACTCGTCGACCTCGCCCTCACGCGGGGCACACGTGACAACGCCACCGCCCTGGTGGTGCGGGCGGACAGTGTGGTGCGTTCGGATCTCGGACAGCACGCACATGTGGCCACCCGACCCGTCATGTCGGTGGTTCCCGTTCCCAAGGACACAGCACGCAGACCCAGAACCGAAGGTGGTCAATGATGTTGCAGATCGGCACGTACCTCTCTCGCGGTGAGGGAGCAGTGGTCCTCCACGGGTCCACCGGAATCGCCTTGGTCCCCGAGAACCTCGCCCCCGGTGCGCACCAGGCCGTCAATGGTCAGGTGGACATCGGCACGTGGCTGCACGAGGCGGCCAGCTCCGGCGCGGACTTCGCGCTGATCGACACCACCGGTCCGACCTCGTACCTGACGACCCGCGGGCGTGCGAGTGCCACCCTGCATCCCGCCGGCGGTGGGCCCGCTGTGGAGCGCGAGCACCTGTGGGGCGAGATCGTCCGCCCGGAGGCTCTGGACGCCATCGTCCTGCGTGTTCCCGGCACCGACGGCGATTCGTGGCAGAACGTCAGCGCCTCCGGGGTGCGGGCGAACGAGGTGTGCGTGGGCGCTCTGCCCGCGTCCCTGCGTGGGGCTCCCGAGCCCGGCGCCTTCGCCGCACCGCCTTCTCCCGCCGAGGCCTTCGGTGCGCCGGTGCCGCCGATGAACCGCTTCCACCCCACCGGGGCCGCTCCGTCGACCCCGGCTTTCGGTACGCCCGCGCCCTCGGGCGCCCCTGAGTCGGCTGCGTCATCTGCGGCTGACGCTCGCCCGTCTGCAGCGGCTGCGGCCCATGGGTCCGTCTTCGGCGCTACGATTCCCGATTCAGAGGAACCCGGTGCGGGTTCGTCCTCCGCGGTTTCGCCCTCGGCCCCCTCCGCAGCCTTCGGTGCACCTGTCGGCCAGGCTCCGACCAGCGGCACCGGCTCGGCCGGCCCGATTCCCGCCGACTCGGCTCCCCACGACTTCGCGCGTCCCCACACCCCTGTGGAGCGCCAGTCGGTGGAGTCCCGCCAGAGTGCCTTCCGGCCGGTGTCCATCCAGCCGGTGGCGGCCGCCCAGCCGCCGGCCCCCGGCGCGGTGCCGCCCGCACATGCGGCACCCGTGGAGCCTTTCGCACCTGCTCCGCTCGCCTCCTCCCGGGCCTCCGCCACTGCGACGGGAACGCCGATTGATGCCGGCCCCTCACGCGCAGAGTCGGCGCCTTCCACCCAGAGCGGCCCGATCCCCACGGCCGCGAATCCGCTGCACTTGCATTCGCGCGCCGAGGCCGCGCAGGCGCGTGTTGCCGCCGAGGCCGAGGCCTCCTCGCCGGCGTGGGGTGAGCCCGCCCGACAGGCCCCCTCCCAGGCGTGGGGCACGCCTCCTCCTCCGCCTCCCGCACAGCGGGTCCCCTCCGACCTGTGGGCGCAGGAGCACTCCTCGCCCCAGCAGGCTCCTGCGCACGCCAACCCGGCCTTCGGGTCGGCAGGTCCCTCGGACAGCTACGCGCCGGGTGAGGGTGACGCCAATTCGGTACTGCCGCGGCGACGCTCCGCCGCGGAGGCTCCGCGCGTGGCCTTCCTGGTCCACGCGGGCTCGGCGCCGGTCGAGCTCGACCGTGACGTCGTCATCGGCCGTGACCCGAACACACACGTCCTCACCGGCCGTACTCAGGCGACTCCGCTGCGGGTTCCCAGCCCGGCCACCGAGATCTCGCGTTCACACTGCGCCGTCATCTCCACCGGTCCTTCCGCCTGGGCCCTCATGGACCTGGGGTCGGCCAATGGGACGCTGCTGCGGCGCGGCAACGGGACGATGGAGGACGTCATCCCGATGACCACCGTGCCGTTGAGCGATGGTGACCTCATCGACGTGGGTGAGGGCACGACCATCGAGTTCCGGGTGCGCTGAGCGTTTCCCGTTGAGGCTGTCGGGGCCCGCCGCGTGGAGCGGCGGGCCCCCGCCTTTGCGGCCTGCAGCTGCACAAGTGTTGCCCATTGCGACGAATTCGGGTTGACCGGTGCCAGGATTGCCGGTGAGCTGGACGTCAATGCTGAGATGTTGGGGATCCGGGTCGGGAAGGCCGAGGTCGACTCAGACCAACGGGCGGGGCGACCAGCCGGGATGCTCAGCGGCTCAAAGAGGAGGAGAGGGAAGTTCGTCAGCTGCATCGGGCCGACGAGATCCTTCGACAAGCGAGCACGTATTTCGCCCGGGCGGAGCTCGACCGCCGATGTTGGACATCGATGCATCCAACGATGAGAGCCGAGCGCGACGCGGTCTTGAAAGAGCAGATCAAGAGCCGGGCATGTCAAGGGCGAGGTTCTGCCGGCTCTTCGACATGCTCGAATGCACATGACGCCGTTGGTGGACCAAGGCTCATGACCGACCAAGGCGCCGATGTCATCAAATCCACCGGTCTGCCGATGCACCAAGCTGGCACGAGTCAGGTCGGTTGCTCACAGATGTGGGCGCTCCAACGAAGTGGAGAACTCAGGAGTCCGGCCAGCGGTCGTAACCCGTGGGTGCCTGGACCTGGCCGGCTGTCTCGTCCAGACGTGCCGCCGTTTTCTCATCATTGGTGGCAAAGTCCGCGGCAGCAGCCTCAAGATTCGCGGCACCGCGGTCGACGTCGGCGGCCAAGTCCTTGACGGCAGTCCAGATCTTGTAGAGGAGCACGGTGAACTCAGGGCTGGGGCCATTGCTCCCCACGCCGATACCCGAGTATCGACGGACCTCCATCTTCAACTTGTTCAGATCATCCGCTGCAGTGGTGAGATCCGCAGAAATGGTCGGGAGGTAGTTGTGGTAGATCTCCTTCACCAGATTCTGATCCATGATGACCACGCGACCCGCGTCCACGTCCGTGCTGTTGATCGGGGGGGGACGGTGAGGTCGTAGGACTCGTGGTCGGTGTCGATCTGGGTGCTGCACTTGTCCAAGTAGCCCTGGATGAAGGTCTCGCTGTCGAGGATGTCCTTCTTGATCGCCTCCAGGGACTGTTGGAACGTGGAGAGCACCGATTCGTAGTTCCCGTTCGTGTCCATCGCGAAGTCCTCGCCGCCGGCAGCCGATTCCCCGATGTCGATTCCCAGATCCGCGAGGTCCAGGCCGACACCCACTCCATCCCCCGTGAATGCTTTGGCAGCCGTCACGGCGAAACCGAGAATCTTCAGGGTCACCTTGATCTCTGCTGCGGTGTTGTCCGAGGATGCAATGAAAGCCGCTGTCGCACTGGTCACCGCCTCGATCACGGCCTTGTTCGCCTTGTCGAAGATTTCCTGTTCAGCCTTGAGGGTTGAACTGGATGCGACTGAGGCTCCATGGAGGCTGGCAATGGTCCGGTTGAGCTTGAGGAGGAACTTCTGTTTGAAGGCTGCGATCGTTTCGCCGGACATTTTGTCCAGGGCCTGCGCGATGCCCGCCAGCTGTTCTGTGATCTCACTTGCGCCAGTGGGAGTCTTGTCTTCCCCGACACTCGGTGAACATGACAGGCTCTTGCATGCAGTGCGAGCATTCTCGATGTGAGTGTCGCACTTGCTCGGTTCTGCCAGGCGCAGGAACGGGAACATGAGTTCGTCAATGGTTGCGTGAATCGTGTCGAACCGCTCCTTGTAGCGGGCATCCATCTGCTCATTGATGGAGCCCGGAACGAACGGTGCGGAGGTCGACCAGTTTCCGCCGCCCTCGCCATTGGCATCCGGGCGGGTGATCCAGTCCATATGAGGGTTCTCACCGGGGTCGGTGCTGGTAGGAGGTGTCGGTCCGAGTGCAGAAGAGGCCAGTCGGCATGGAAGCGTCGATGGCCGCACGCTTCAGGGGGCTGATGAGTGCTTCGATGTTGGGCCGGATGTCTTCGGGTTCGAATGCTGGAGGTGGTGGAGTGGGTCGGGCCCAAGTGTGCCTCCTTGGGACGTTGTGGCGATCGCCTGGTGGAGACGCGCGGTTGTTGTACTCGGCGCGACAGTCCTCGGCCCGCTGGGCCAGTTTGATGGCGTCGTCGATCTGGTCCAGCTAGAACCGCTCGATCCTCGAGCGTGTCGAAGCGGCGCTCGCGTGACCCGCTTCTAGCCCGGGGAGCGCACGTACCGCAACTGCGGGGGGGGGGGGGGGGGAAGCGATGAAGGTCTCGAAGCGGAACGAGAACTGCGAACCTTCGTTGTCGGTCACGATGGTCGCCACCGGGACCACGTTGCCCGTGTCAGGGTCCGTCGGGCAAGCGTGGGGCAGAGGGCGGCCGAACGGCTTCCCGTGGTCGGCCAAGGCCAGCTCGACCGCGCGGGTGGCGTCGTACTGGTTGGCGGTGGGCGAGATGTGGAAGGGATTTCTCGCACCTTCGAGGGCCATTCGTGTTCAGGGGCTCTTCGCGTTTCAGGGGTGTTGTAGATGGGGTCTGAAGCCGCCGGTTTCGAGGATGCTTCGGGTGATGTGGTTGGCGCGGCTTCGGAACCCTTGGGCGATGCCGCGTAGGTGTTCGAGGCGACGATTGATGGCTTCGGTGGGGCCGTTGTGGCGCAAGTCGGGTCAGAGGCGGCTGATTGAGCCGTCGGGCCTCTACAGTGCGCGCACGAACTGGACTGCGACGTCGAGCGGGACGGGATCCCATTGCATGACGTAGTGAACTGCGGCCATTTCGCCGGACTTCGAGGAGTCGCGCAGTTTGCGGACCTCGGCTCGGTCAACGGGGCTCTCGGCGAGCATTCGCTCGAGCGAGAGCCCGTACGTCGTACGGTAGTGATCCCGTTGTGCCTTCTTACGAGGATTGTTGTTGACGACCGACCATGCGCCAATCGCGAAGATTGCGGCAATGGGGAGACCGTAAAGTAGGGCCGGTGCGAGGAGATCCATACCAATCATTCCTTAACGGCAAGTGGCCACTCTTGACCTGGAAAATCTGCAAGCACATTCTTCATCTCGATGATCGAGGCTCCGCATGCCACGAGTGTCACGCCGAGGAGGGTACCTGCGGCAATCAACTCAGCCGCTGTGACTCCGCAGTCCAAAGCGATGACCCCCAAGCCCAGAGGAGACAATACAACTGTGCCACAAGCTGCGATACCTGCAATGAGTGCGGAGATGAACTTGACGACAATAATGCCGACAGCAATATAGAAAGTGCAGCCCGCAGCGGCGATGATTCGAAGTTGTGTGGCCATGGTTCCACCGACACCTGCAATGGCCTTAGCCGCGCCCGGCTGGTCGGACACCGCCTGAATATAAGCGTCGCGCGCGGCGCCCTTCCACTTCTCGGTGCTGATGAGATGGCTTGGGCTCGTGGCGTCGGAAATGTCAATCATGGGCGTTTTGACGTCTGTCACCCAGTCGTAAGCACGTTTGAAGAAGAGAACCGGTGCGGCGGCTCCCTCGAGGAACTCTCCGACTTTCTTCAGGAGAGCCTTGGTTGCGTTGACGATGGAGTTGGAAGCTTTGACGACAAGATCGGCCATCCAGTCCATGACCAAAGGCGAATCGAGTGCCGAGACAACAGCTGTTCGTAATTCCTCGCTCTTCGTGCTGACGCGCTCAACGTTCAGATTGAGTTCGTTGATGGTGGCCTCGTACGTTCCGACGTTGAAACTCATGGGGTCGCTCCCTTCTAATATGCGCCTTCAATTGAAGCGGCGGTATCGGCGTCGCGATTCCGATAAGCGGTCGCATTTCGGTTCAAGGCATCAGCTGCCGCTGTCATCAAAGTGTTCGCTCGCGCGCCCTGAGCAGAAACAAAATCGCATACTTCGTTGTATTGGGATACGATGAGGAAGAATATTCCCGCCTTCAAGCCTGTGAGCCTCAGTGCGTTTCCTGCCGTGCCGACGCCCGAACAGGCGGCCGCCTGCGTTCTCCATATGCTGGCCTCGGAATCGATCGCCTCGGTGCATGCTTTGAGTTCAGGATCCACATCAGTTCCCTTCTGCTAGTCGGCTCATGGCGGACATTGCGGCGAATAGAATGTCATCTTCCGGGCCTTCGGGTTCCGTCCGCCGCACCTCCATCATGATCGCATTGATGATGATTTCCGGGCTCCGTCCGAGCGCCCATTGCTCATTGAGCTCGATGGACGCGATCAGCCCAGCATGCTTGGACACTCGTACGTTGCCAATCATTCGCTCGGGTGGCGCGTCCTGTCGCGCGCGCATTTGTTGAGAATGTGCGATGAAGTCCTCAGCGAGGTCCGCAATGTCGACCGTCGGGCCGAATGAGAGCCCTGCAGTGGATTCCGCCATCTTGCTTTCGAGGAACTCAGACGCTTCCTTCTTCGTGACGCTCGGCATATTGAACGGGGCGGAGGAATGCGACGCGGCGGAGAAGCGTGCAGTTTGAGCATCCTTGAGCGCGGCCATAATGTGCGCCGAGAGAGAACCGAGCGTGAGCTTGGTCTGCCACCTCTCTGCAATCTCCATTCCGACAAGATGACCGTCACGATCGACAGTCGCAGTCACGATGTCCGCCTCGTCTGTTCCTGTCGAACGTTCAGGGGCGCGTTCATTGATGAGGCGCATGACTTCCGCAGCCTCCATCGTTGAGCGCACAACCTCAACGAGACTCTCATCCAGATCCATCATTTGCTCTCTCTGTAGGCCTATCTACGCAGGTCGAATGCTGGAATGGGAATGCCGCAAAGACTAACCGAACCCCTGCTCATCCGAGTAGAGGCTAACGGATGTTGGCGGATTCGTCAATACCGAGGCTCTTGGCGTCTCGAATGTTGGTGGCAGCGGACGAGGGACGGGTAAGGCTGTGAGGTCCTCTCATCGGGGTGGCTGGCGGGTGCCCTGTGATGGTTGGGGGGTGCTTGTTGGGGTGCGGGGGCCCGTCCAGGATGGGTTCTGACGAAAAGATCGTCTGAATGGGGATCCCCCGCGTGCTGTCCTATCGTGTCACCATTGAAGTCCTGCGGGCCACTGCCTGCACAGTGACCGGCTGGCCATGAGCCGCATCCTTGTCAGATCGGGCGAGCCGTACGTGTGTGGACGGAACCCTGATCCCCACCGGCCGTGTCGCCGCCAAGAGCGCTTGTGGCACCTACCTGTGGTCCTCGGGCAAGCAAAAGGCCTTCGGCGGCAATGTCCAGGTGCTCACTGACCACACCGGCTACCCCGTGTGGGTCTCGCCCGTGGAGCCCGGCTCCACCCATGACATCACAGCCGCCCGCGCGTCAGTCATGCCAGCCCTGCACGAGGCGGCCCGCAAGGGGGGGGTGACGACCCTGGCCGACGAGGGGTACCAAGGCGCTGGTTGGCGTCAACGCCATTCAAATGCAAGGCGCTGAGCGTGGGCCAGCAGACGCGCAACATGGTGCACGGGGCCCTTCGGGCCCCTGCCGAGGGAGCCGATGCCCTGCTCAAGAGCTTCAAAGCCCTCCAGTGAGTCAGCCTCGATCCACGCGCCATCACAAAGATCGCCGCCACCGCCTTGGTCGTCCTCAACCTCAACACTGGCTACCACCCCATCCTGTCCTGATGCGAAGACCTCAGTCGGGAGGGTCGAAAAATGATACGGCGTCGACAGCTCCATGCGCTCGACGAAGTCGCCCCGAATGCATGCGGCTCCGTCAGAGACACGGTCTCTGGTCCTTGGAGGATGACCCCGCGCCAAGGGCAAGAAGGGTCGTTGAATCCAGGACAAGGACGATCAGCAGGAGTCCCAAGCGGTTCGTCCGCTCGAACTCGCACTTGTGACCGTTCTCCACTTTCCAGGCCTCGATCTGCGCTTCCTCCTCAGGGCCGACCAGGGGGGCGATGATGGTGATGATGTCCTCCGGGCCTGCCAGTGGCGGCAGCGCCGGCCCCAATGGTGTGCACACGACAGTGAGACGCTGGCTGCCGACGTAGTCGTAGGCGGTCGGGTTGGTCTAACCTGTTCCCGTTGCGATCAACAGAGTGATCGCAGTCACTGCAACTTGGAGCCACTTTATGTCTTCGGTCCTCTGACCTTTTTCAGCGTCACTATCGGTTCGGGGTGGTGTGCATCTGTCTCCCATTTGCGCGCGAACCCGTTGGGCTGGGTGAGGGGATGCGTCCCGGAATGCTCAGGGCGGGGGATTCCATCAACCGTCCTGTGCAGATCGAGTACGTCCGCAGCGAATGAGGCGTGATGCGAGCACCCCGGCCAGTGTGAGCGCCGCGGAGCAGCCGGCCATGCCGGCAACGACCAGGAAG
This genomic interval carries:
- a CDS encoding FHA domain-containing protein, which translates into the protein MALGALVTLVLTVTRALDGHTPGTVLTSTRAVEKDSLSAPGLPRQFARTAVLVLLHVTVVGPAVAAAFSQGGRDWIDRLVGTGVIAVDPAQTVPKLTLLRRPADRKPPVSTTPRTPVPPPPASREDNHVPPRPTEVAANAALRTAPHSPTPAGISTRNAPQVEPAPVETLQSPALVAVGGAAPTPAPAPLGVAAAPVLAAVAAPTHGTITSVRMAPARTATRDLPTEAAPERAPAVATAPIPTRRSRAARARTRPAPQAFPQSTPGVAPAPPTRDGTPTHLLPTSSRSISGSVTSLPSTFRMLPADQWPQRGSSWSTPRVAASAHQDALRDDAPTSGVLRQTAGLPVTRDPDAPVSWGAEPPTTPGLWVVADSGQRERVDTMLLIGRSPSSSDPSAKQVVVPDTTRTLSRTHFAIGPTKKGAWVEDSFSANGTRLRSPSGRTVALPRGKRIEVPIGTVVIAGERQFTLVSDAPR
- a CDS encoding FHA domain-containing protein translates to MMLQIGTYLSRGEGAVVLHGSTGIALVPENLAPGAHQAVNGQVDIGTWLHEAASSGADFALIDTTGPTSYLTTRGRASATLHPAGGGPAVEREHLWGEIVRPEALDAIVLRVPGTDGDSWQNVSASGVRANEVCVGALPASLRGAPEPGAFAAPPSPAEAFGAPVPPMNRFHPTGAAPSTPAFGTPAPSGAPESAASSAADARPSAAAAAHGSVFGATIPDSEEPGAGSSSAVSPSAPSAAFGAPVGQAPTSGTGSAGPIPADSAPHDFARPHTPVERQSVESRQSAFRPVSIQPVAAAQPPAPGAVPPAHAAPVEPFAPAPLASSRASATATGTPIDAGPSRAESAPSTQSGPIPTAANPLHLHSRAEAAQARVAAEAEASSPAWGEPARQAPSQAWGTPPPPPPAQRVPSDLWAQEHSSPQQAPAHANPAFGSAGPSDSYAPGEGDANSVLPRRRSAAEAPRVAFLVHAGSAPVELDRDVVIGRDPNTHVLTGRTQATPLRVPSPATEISRSHCAVISTGPSAWALMDLGSANGTLLRRGNGTMEDVIPMTTVPLSDGDLIDVGEGTTIEFRVR
- a CDS encoding transposase family protein, producing MDGTLIPTGRVAAKSACGTYLWSSGKQKAFGGNVQVLTDHTGYPVWVSPVEPGSTHDITAARASVMPALHEAARKGGVTTLADEGYQGAGWRQRHSNARR
- a CDS encoding PP2C family serine/threonine-protein phosphatase; amino-acid sequence: MEASRTVPVAQTRWGAASDIGPVRALNEDSWIAAPPFFAVADGMGGHAGGDRASRTSLQTMRDMLCESTLGGRLPGLPDVDAAVTESAVAVAALASHTDPALAPGTTLTGVLCVWGQDGPDWLVFNIGDSRTYLVGHGVARLLTKDHSAAQEARDYAAATGVPVVLPPSNVVTRALGASMPGLPKADYTVTPMYEGDHVVICSDGVHGVLSDEEIAQVVTSGPDPQTTATALVDLALTRGTRDNATALVVRADSVVRSDLGQHAHVATRPVMSVVPVPKDTARRPRTEGGQ
- a CDS encoding serine/threonine-protein kinase yields the protein MTPPLPGSGPTISGYTWVRALGAGGFADVHLYRQQVPSRDVAVKVVRQVQDERGARELRREANAMASVAGHPAVVELYAVGTTTDGRPYLVMEYCPVADVAEQVRTRPMGLDKALDTMIRLCGGVEMLHRCGLVHRDIKPANIMMDNYGKPVLCDFGVASPMGALEPGALDGFSVLWAPPEQQDPRTHAHPTQDVWALAATTWTLLSGRSPFEDPIGENTVASIATRVRSGRMRALGRADAPAELEAALRAAMALDPVERTASAAELGRALQHVQEIMGRPVTVMELRDEAPQFGTGPGHVPEGGPDGTRLRGMPSVDADRTRLHSIPSIDFDSESPVPVMDVWRTSATSERRVTSIDELPEWEERARRSGARNGTHPLVVVALVGVGALVSAALVVSLLTDGGQISLAGGGSATPAGVPEAAASGGQPPVETPAPAPVSGLQGQVKGSEVVWTWREGSTVEDEQSADQDAQSGPGATASPEPGVVTAGKAKSYIYTATRPGSDEVTKGAKNTTATVQASAGQNCLEVVAVGDDGRQSTPVRACVQVP